The Altererythrobacter sp. H2 genomic sequence GCGCGCTGCCGGAGCATTTCCGCGACCAGCTCATTGACGTGGTGATCAAGGTGGAAGAATTCGCCACGCGGGAGCAGCTCGATTCAGTCGGGATCGAGAGCCGCTGGCAATTGACCGGCCTCTATGAAGGCCGGCCGATTGACGAACAGTCCTTGTGGGATTCGGGCGACCTGCCACCGGTCATCACCCTTTTCCGCCAACCGCTGATCCGGGAATGGCGGGAGACAGGGGTCGATTTTGCCGCGCTGATCCACCACGTCACGATTCACGAGGCGGGACACCATTTCGGCTTGTCGGACGAGGATATGCACGCGCTGGAAGAGGCTGCGGAGGAAAACTAGCCTTCGCGCTTGCGGGTATCGAGCTCGTCACGGATATGTTCGAACACCGGCCCGTAGAGCGGCTTTTCGAACTCGACGCCGACCACTTGCTGGCGGCACCACCGCACGGTGGCGATGACCGGGCCGATGGCGCCGATGCGCAGGCTGATTTCCGTTCCCGCGATCATGCGGCCGAACCGGTCGAAAAACCGGCAGCCAGTTTCGGAAAGGTCGAGAATATCGACATCCTTCGCCACCCCGGAGCCGGTCCGATACCGGCCCGGCACCGAAATCGGATGCCTGGGTTTGCCGCGATCTTCCATGTGGATGAACACTAGGCTCTGATGAGCCGACAAACAACCGCCGATGCGGAAAGCCCCCGGGGCGTTCGCGGGGCTGGATAACCCCGGTGGAAGAAATGGCGCGCCCGGAACGATTCGAACGTCCGACCCCCAGATTCGTAGTCTGGTGCTCTATCCAGCTGAGCTACGGGCGCCTGTGAGGCAGGGCACATAGGCAGGGTGGCAGGCCTTGGCAATCCCTATCATTGCTGTTTTTGCGCCAATTGCAGCGCCAGCACCTGATCGAGCGGCGGCTTGTCGAGCGCAGCGATCTCGTCTGCGTTGCACCAGGCTACCGCGCCGCCCTCCATCGCCACCGGCTCTCCCTGCCATTGGCGGCACGCGTAAGGAAACAGGACAATCGCTGACCCGCCCTCTGTCAGCGAACCGTCTGCAAACCCCACGGGCTCAAGATCATCCAGACGAACAACGATATCGAGCTCCTCGGCTGCTTCCCTGACCAGTGCAAGTGCGGGAATTTCGCCGCTTTCCACCTTTCCGCCTGGAAACTCCCACAGCCCCCCGTGCTGCTTGCCGAGCGGCCGCCGGTGCATCAGCCATCGCCCCGCTCCATCATAAAGCGCCAGTGCCACCACGGGCTGCCATGTCGGATTATTTTCCAACCAGTCTGACTCCTTCAAACATTTATTAACCGATAGGACGGATACCGCAGCCTGTCTGGACCATATCCGGGGGCCTTTTTTCCATGTCATTGCGTACTCTGCTTGAAAGTATCGGAGCCGACAATGGCGGGGCGACAGCCATCGAATACGGCCTGATACTTGCTCTCATCGCCATCGCCGCCATGGGCGTCATGAACAGTCTCGGCAACGAGACCACGACCCTGTGGGAGACGGTAACGGAGCAGGCCACCGCAGTGCTGTGAACGGCAGCGTCGGAGATTTTTCCACGTTAGGAAATTCTCAACGCCTCGTTCCTAGAACTGCAATCACTCCTTCCGGAAGACCACTGGAATGAGACGGGTACCGAAGACCAACAGGAGACTGACCATGAAGTTCATCAACAAGCTGCTCCGCGACGAGCAGGGCGCCACCGCCATCGAATACGGCCTGATTGCTGCCCTGATCGCCATCGCCGCGATCACCGCCATGCAGAGCCTCGGCAACGAACTCGAAACCACCTTCTCGACCGTGTCGAGCGAGCTGTCGGCTTCGAACACCGTCTGATCGGTCTGACGATACGACAAGAAAGGGCGGCAGGAGCAATCCTGCCGCCCTTTTCTTTTGCCCTAAACAGGGCCCAGCCGGTTACCGGCCCTTGACGACGATCTTGACCTTCTGGCCGGCCCGCAAGGTGGCGTTCGAGGCGAGCCCGTTGAGCACGCGGAACCGGGTTTCCTGCGCCGTGTCGAATGCCATGCGGCGTGCCAGCGAGGCCACCGTATCACCGCTGCGAACGGTCACCACCTCGATCCGCCGGGGCACGACCTGAGCCGCCTCGTTCGCCGAGACACGGCGCATCGAATTGAACATCGGCGAAAATGCGTCGGCCGAGCCCGCCTGACTGATGGCGGTGAAGTGATAGGCCCGGTCGCGCGCAAATTCATAGGCGAACACCACCACGTCCACCTGGCTGCCCCCGCTGTTGACGCGGGCCTGACCATAAGCGGCCGGTATGCCGTTGACCGTGGTTCGCTGCATCGTGGCCGGTGCAAGCTGCTGCTGGTCCCCGCCAAGCGCAGTGAAGACGCTGCGGACATAGGTCTCCAGGTTGCCGTTATAAGGGGCAAGGGTGAGCTGGGCCCGGCCGCTCTGGCCATTGATGGTCACCGCGCGGGTGCCGTTGACCATGTAGAAGCCCTGTGGCGCGTTGAACGCCAGCCGCATGTCGGGATGGATGAAGGTGTTGCCTTCGATCACGCCCTGACGCGGATCGTCTCCGTAGGTCATCCCGTTGATGCGCGTAAGGAACGTATCGGCGTTGGTCTGGCCGGTAGAGGCACCCGCCTTGGAAAGCGCGCTCTGCACCCGGCTTGCCGGGTCTGGGTGGGTCGATGCCCATTCCGGCATCCGCGCATCGCGGCCCTGCAGCTGCGCATCGAGCGTGTTCTGAGCGGCCAGGCTGGCGAGCACTGTGCCCATCGCCCGCGGATCATAGCCCGCGCGGTTCAGGTACTGGATGCCGAGATCATCGGCCTCAAGTTCCTGGTTGCGCGAAAACTTCAGCGTCAGCATCTGGGAACCCTGCAGGAACCCGCGCGACAGGGTGTTGCCCACGCTGCTGTCGCCCAGAAGGACGCCTGAAAGAATTGCGCCCGCTGCCCCCAGCAAGGTGTTGCGCTGCGCCGCAGCCTGCCGGCGCTGCGCATGCCGCGCCGCCACGTGGCCAACTTCGTGCCCTAGCACGGCGGCCAGTTCCGCCTCGTTGTTCATCAGCCCGACCAACTGGCGCGTGCCGTAAACATAGCCGCCGGGGATGGCGAACGCGTTGTTCACGGGGCTGTTCAGGAGGGTGACGGTGAAGTCAGACCGGGCGTTCCCCAAGCCGGAATGCACCGCAATGTTCTTACCGACGCTTTCGACGTAAGCCGACTGCGGGCCTTCGTAAGCCCCGCCGAACTCGGCCAGGAACTGCGGGTGATACTGCGCGCCCTGCTGCGCTTCGGACTGGGTTATGGGTGTCGAAGCGTCAGGAACTTCCCCTGCACCCATGCAGCCGGACAGCAGCAGGCTGGCCGAGGCCGTTGTGGCCAGTGCGACGGATTTGAATCGGATCATGGTCTGGTATCCTCCATCGGTGCGGCCCCACCTTCCGCCGTTCATCAATGCTGCGCCTCCAACGGCTCAATGCGGGCACAGTTCCCTTCAGAGCGAACCTATCCGAAGGAAGCGATCCTCGCGCACCTGCCGCAGGGCAGCGGCGTCCTTGCCAGCCAGCCCGTCAAGCTCTTCCCCGATCGCCTTCGCCAGCGATTTCGCGGCGGCGGCCGGATTACGGTGGGCCCCGCCCGATGGTTCGCCGACGATCCGGTCGATCACGCCCAGCTTGTGGAGATGCTGCGCGGTAACCTTCATCGCTTCGGCTGCGTCGGGGGCCTTTTCTGCCGTGCGCCACAGGATCGAGGCGCAGCCTTCGGGCGAGATCACCGAATAGACAGCGTGTTCGAACATCAGCACCCGCTCGGCACTTGCCAGCGCGACCGCCCCGCCCGATCCGCCTTCGCCGACGATGGTCGCCACCATTGGCACCGGCAGAGCAAGACACGCCTCGGTCGATCGTGCGATAGCCTCGGCCTGGCCGCGCTCTTCAGCCTCAACCCCGGGAAACGCGCCCGAGGTGTCGACCAGAGTCACCACCGGCAGGCCGAACCGGCCGGCCATTTCCATCAGGCGGATCGCCTTGCGGTACCCTTCGGGCTTGCCCATGCCGAAATTGTGGCGAAGGCGGCTTTCGGTATCGTTGCCCTTCTCGTGCCCGATCAGCATCACGCGGCGCTCACCCAGCCGGGCAAAGCCCCCCATGATCGCCTCGTCCTCGCCGTAATGGCGATCCCCGCCGAGCGGGATGAATTCGTCGAAGGCATGGTCGACGAAATCCCGGAAGTGCGGGCGGGCCGGATGGCGGGCCACCTGCGTCTTCTGCCAGGGTGAGAGCGAGGCATAAGTGCTCGCCAGCAGATCGGCGCTCTTTTGCTCGAGCCGGGCGATCTCTGCCGAGATGTCTACGTCATCATGCACGGAAGCGGCACGAAGCTCGGCGATGCGGGCTTCGAGCAAGGCGACCGGCTTCTCGAATTCGAGGTAGGAAATCATCCTGCCCCGCTAGTCGCGCTGGCGCTTCTCTGCAAGCGGATGCCGTTCATTGACCAGCGTCACCAGCCGTGCAGCATCGACGTGGGTGTAGATCTGGGTCGTGGCAATATCCGCATGGCCGAGCAGGGTTTGCAGCACCCGCAGGTCTGCCCCGCCCTCCAGCAAGTGCGTGGCAAAGGCGTGGCGAAGCACGTGCGGGCTGACCTTTTCCGGGGTGAGCCCGGCGCGGACGGCGAGCTCTTTGAGCAACTGGAACAGCCGCACCCGCGTCAGGTGCTTGCCGCGCGAAGGAAACAGGTACTTCGATCCGCCAGGATGCAGCGCCAGCCAGCCCGCAAGAGCCGTCTTCGCCCTGCCGCTCACCGGGACCATTCTCGCCTGGCCGCCCTTGCCCGTCACGGTGAGGAACGGGGCATCGCGCGGCACGGCTGACAGGGGCAGGCTCATCAGCTCGCTCGCCCGCAGGCCCGATCCATAGAGCAGTTCGATCAGCGCCAGCAGGCGAACTGCGGAAGCCGTGCCGCCCTGGGCTTCCTTTTCGGCGCGTGAGAACAGCGCCTCGACTTCGGCATGGGACAGGATCTTGGGCAATTGCCGCCGCGCCCCGGCACGCGGCAGCGCAGCCGAGGGATCGTCGCTCCGCCAGCCTTCATCGACGAGAAATCCGTAGAACTGGCGCAGGGCCGAAGCCTTCCGCGCGACAGTCGCAGGCGCAAGATCCGACCATTGCTGGCCCAGCCCGCCCAGATCGGCCTGCTTCACCGTGACCAGGTTGCCAAGCGCGCCTTCGACCGCTTCAAGATCTCGCCGGTAGGCGGCCAGCGTATTGGCAGCTGCCCCCCGCTCTGCCGCCAGCATGGCGAGAAAGGCATCGACTGCCTCGCTCATGGCACGGCGCGCGTCACCCGCGCGCCACCGCCTCCGCCGCGATCATCCGGGCTTCCGCAGTCATGCCCACCCGGTTGAGGGCGGAGACGATATGATAGAGATGCCGCGGGGTCATCCGCTCCCAGCTGCTGCCCTGCATGCCTACCCCTGCGAGCAGCGCGACCAGCCCCGGATTGCCGCTATCGGCAGCCTGGTCGATCAGTGCGCTCCACCGGGTCTCGCGCGAAAAGTCGGCTCCCAGATCGGCGGCAAAGCCTTCAACCGCCCCGTCTTCAATCCGGCCCAATCCGGCGAGCCCGGCCAGCAGGAAGGCCGATTTGCGCTGGCCAGCGCTTTCATCGTTTCCGCTGAAGCTGTCGAACGCGCCCGAGCTGACCGGCGTGGCGCGATTCGGCTGGGCGAACACCAGCAGGGCCCAGCCCTCGCTGCCCTGGGGAACCAGGCTTGCCCAGCGCAAGGCATCGCGCTCCAGCCCGGCTGCCAGCATCGATGCGATCAGCGCCGGTGCATCGTCCAGCAGCGCCTCGTCCGGCTCAAGCCGGGCTGCCGCATAGGCGGTCAGAACGAGGCGGCCATAATCGGGATCGGCACCGCCCCACACATCCTTGATGGCAGCCACCCGCGCGGCCGGATCGGCCAGCACATAGGCATCCCGCAGGCGGGCAGCGACGCGCGCAGCATCGCCTTCCTGCGCCCCTTCCGCCCGCAGTTCGGCGTAGAGATCGACAAAGGCCCCGGCTGAGAGAATGCCCTCACGCGCCGCCCGCTGAGCCCCGTCGAGGCGCTGGCTGAGCGGCAGCATCGGCGCAATGGCGGCCATCCGCTGGAGCGTGGGCGACGGGTTGGCCAAAAGCGATTCGGGGATCTCTGCCCCGACCGCGTTGGCCAGCGCAAAGCGCCACGGGGTCAGCTCCCGGACCTCTTCCCATTCCAGGTTGACCGCCCGGCGGCCGTCCCCGGCTGCTCCGGCGAAACGCTGCGCCAGCAGCACGTCGATCGGGTCGGCCCGCCCGCGTGACAGCATCCGGCTGAGATCGCTCCCGGCGCGGGCACCCTGGCCCGAATAGGCAGTGCAGATCGACCGGGCCATTTCCCACTGCGCGTCCTCACGCGAATGGCTGCCAACCTGAACGCGCGGGCAGATGCCCACCAGGTCGGCAGTGTGGAGGTATGAATCGAATGCAGCATTGGTCAGCGCGCCGTTCCAGTTGCCGGTATCGACATCCTGCGCCAGCGCGCGGGCCACGGCCCATTCGCCCATGGTGTTGAGGACCCGGGCCCGCAGCGCAGCAAATTCGACCGGGTCCATACCCGAAGGTGCCTCAAGCCGGCTGGCGAGTGCACGGCGCAACATGATGTGGCCCCAACGCGACACCAGCGGCCGCTTTGTCCCGGCCAGGGCCGCGCGGACTAGCGCGGCCGGCTGGTTCGCCAGCGACGCCGTCGGCAGACCGCCTTCGGCCATGTCGAGCAGGCCGACCCGTTCGGTCGACCGGCGCGCGGCTGGCGGAATGTCGAACTTCGGCTTGAGGCCGAGCAGCTCGTCCAGCTCGTCAGTATCGAGCTTCTCGAGCTCTTCCAGCGAGGGCAGGTTGCCCGGAATGGGCAGATCGGGCACGGCCGCAGGCGTGCCCGCACCGGCCCCGGGAAGCGGCTGCACCACGGGAGTGCCGGTGGAAGGCGCAGGGGTTGACGGGTCGGGCTGCTGGGGTCGTGGTGTTGGCGAGGCAGTGGGCGCAGGTGCCGGATCATCGAACCCCGGGGGGAGCAGCGATTCGGGGCGTTGCTGCGCCATGACCAGAGTCGAGCACAGGGCCAGCGCGGCCCCGCCAAGCAGCCAGCCGCGCCTCATTGCGCGCGATCCGGCACAGCGACAGGCTGGGCAATCGGACGCAGCGCCTGTTCGCCGCCATCGATCCAGGCATAGGCGAGCAAGGCCAGCAACAGCCCCGCCCCGGTCCAACCGATCCTGCGCGAATTCGTCAAAGCGGCGATCCCCAGTCTTCTAGCTAGCAGCGCCTGCGGCGCCGGTGGTTGCGCCGCGTCTAGCGCATCTATAGGCGCTGCATCAATGACCCAGCCGCCGCAATTCCTTTCCGATGACCGGATTACCGCCGTCGCCCGGCGGATTGACCGACCGGTCGTGCTGGTGGGGCTGATGGGCGTGGGCAAATCGACCGTCGGCCGCAGGCTGGCCGCGCTGCTGCGCCGCAGCTTCGTGGATGCCGACGACGAGATCGAAAAAGCCGCGCAGATGAGCATCGCGGAAATCTTCGCCCAGTTCGGCGAAGGCTATTTCCGTGACGGCGAGCGGCGCGTCATCGCCCGCCTGATGGATCAGAACCACGGCGTGATCGCCACCGGCGGCGGGGCTTTCGTGAATGATGAAACGCGCGCGCTGATCCTTGATCGCGGCATCGCGGTCTGGATCGACTGCCCGGTCGAAACCCTGGTGGAACGCACCGCGCGCAAGAACACCCGGCCGCTGCTGCAAGGCGGCGATCCCCACGCGATCCTCACCCGGCTGCACGCCGAACGGCAACCCTTCTATGCCGAGGCGCCGATTCACGTCTCAAGCAGGCATGGACCCCATAGCGAGACAGCTCTCGCCATCATCGGAGCAATTGACCAATGGCTGTGATCCCCGTCGCGCTGGCCGGGCGGCCGTACGAGGTGCGCGTGGCGCGCGGCCTGATCGGCAACGTGGCGCAGGAAGCGCAGGCTTTCGTGCGCAAGGATCGGGTGGCCGTGGTGGCAGACGCCAATGCGCGGCATTTTCATGGCGCAGCACTGGAAGCCTCGTTCGCGTCCGCAGGCCTGGCCCTGGACTGGCTCGAACTTGTGCCCGGCGAAGGGGCCAAGAGCTGGGATGGCTTGCGGCTGCTGGTTGACTGGCTGCTCGCACGCGAAGTC encodes the following:
- a CDS encoding metallopeptidase family protein — translated: MAFASIRALPEHFRDQLIDVVIKVEEFATREQLDSVGIESRWQLTGLYEGRPIDEQSLWDSGDLPPVITLFRQPLIREWRETGVDFAALIHHVTIHEAGHHFGLSDEDMHALEEAAEEN
- a CDS encoding PilZ domain-containing protein, yielding MEDRGKPRHPISVPGRYRTGSGVAKDVDILDLSETGCRFFDRFGRMIAGTEISLRIGAIGPVIATVRWCRQQVVGVEFEKPLYGPVFEHIRDELDTRKREG
- a CDS encoding (deoxy)nucleoside triphosphate pyrophosphohydrolase; amino-acid sequence: MTWKKGPRIWSRQAAVSVLSVNKCLKESDWLENNPTWQPVVALALYDGAGRWLMHRRPLGKQHGGLWEFPGGKVESGEIPALALVREAAEELDIVVRLDDLEPVGFADGSLTEGGSAIVLFPYACRQWQGEPVAMEGGAVAWCNADEIAALDKPPLDQVLALQLAQKQQ
- a CDS encoding Flp family type IVb pilin — translated: MSLRTLLESIGADNGGATAIEYGLILALIAIAAMGVMNSLGNETTTLWETVTEQATAVL
- a CDS encoding Flp family type IVb pilin; translation: MKFINKLLRDEQGATAIEYGLIAALIAIAAITAMQSLGNELETTFSTVSSELSASNTV
- a CDS encoding M48 family metalloprotease, translating into MIRFKSVALATTASASLLLSGCMGAGEVPDASTPITQSEAQQGAQYHPQFLAEFGGAYEGPQSAYVESVGKNIAVHSGLGNARSDFTVTLLNSPVNNAFAIPGGYVYGTRQLVGLMNNEAELAAVLGHEVGHVAARHAQRRQAAAQRNTLLGAAGAILSGVLLGDSSVGNTLSRGFLQGSQMLTLKFSRNQELEADDLGIQYLNRAGYDPRAMGTVLASLAAQNTLDAQLQGRDARMPEWASTHPDPASRVQSALSKAGASTGQTNADTFLTRINGMTYGDDPRQGVIEGNTFIHPDMRLAFNAPQGFYMVNGTRAVTINGQSGRAQLTLAPYNGNLETYVRSVFTALGGDQQQLAPATMQRTTVNGIPAAYGQARVNSGGSQVDVVVFAYEFARDRAYHFTAISQAGSADAFSPMFNSMRRVSANEAAQVVPRRIEVVTVRSGDTVASLARRMAFDTAQETRFRVLNGLASNATLRAGQKVKIVVKGR
- a CDS encoding acetyl-CoA carboxylase carboxyltransferase subunit alpha; translated protein: MISYLEFEKPVALLEARIAELRAASVHDDVDISAEIARLEQKSADLLASTYASLSPWQKTQVARHPARPHFRDFVDHAFDEFIPLGGDRHYGEDEAIMGGFARLGERRVMLIGHEKGNDTESRLRHNFGMGKPEGYRKAIRLMEMAGRFGLPVVTLVDTSGAFPGVEAEERGQAEAIARSTEACLALPVPMVATIVGEGGSGGAVALASAERVLMFEHAVYSVISPEGCASILWRTAEKAPDAAEAMKVTAQHLHKLGVIDRIVGEPSGGAHRNPAAAAKSLAKAIGEELDGLAGKDAAALRQVREDRFLRIGSL
- a CDS encoding tyrosine recombinase, whose protein sequence is MSEAVDAFLAMLAAERGAAANTLAAYRRDLEAVEGALGNLVTVKQADLGGLGQQWSDLAPATVARKASALRQFYGFLVDEGWRSDDPSAALPRAGARRQLPKILSHAEVEALFSRAEKEAQGGTASAVRLLALIELLYGSGLRASELMSLPLSAVPRDAPFLTVTGKGGQARMVPVSGRAKTALAGWLALHPGGSKYLFPSRGKHLTRVRLFQLLKELAVRAGLTPEKVSPHVLRHAFATHLLEGGADLRVLQTLLGHADIATTQIYTHVDAARLVTLVNERHPLAEKRQRD
- a CDS encoding shikimate kinase, which translates into the protein MTQPPQFLSDDRITAVARRIDRPVVLVGLMGVGKSTVGRRLAALLRRSFVDADDEIEKAAQMSIAEIFAQFGEGYFRDGERRVIARLMDQNHGVIATGGGAFVNDETRALILDRGIAVWIDCPVETLVERTARKNTRPLLQGGDPHAILTRLHAERQPFYAEAPIHVSSRHGPHSETALAIIGAIDQWL